Genomic segment of Drosophila takahashii strain IR98-3 E-12201 chromosome X, DtakHiC1v2, whole genome shotgun sequence:
TATAGCTTAGAATAATATGGACAGTTTgctatttctcgatatttagTTTGTGTTCTGCCTTTAAAACTTCGATattatcaaatcgatattgtaaaaatatcaaaaatttctataattttcgAAATCATTTCAGTAAACTAAGAAAAGAAGCCAAAACCCTATAATGCAAAATCATGatcaaaaaaacatatatatatatatatatattttgtctaTTCAAAAATCTTTGGGTATGTGCATTAATAAACCCAACATTCTATATCCTATAGTTGTGAACGCTGCTGTCTGTCTGGATCTTTTGCATCGATAAGCCCCGAATCGCTTACCGTTTTGGTTAATCACTTCTCAATCGGCAGCTAGAGGCAACACTTTGGGGACACAATTATCCTAATCCCGCCGTTTCGAGTTGCCATCCTTTCGGCAATCCCATTTCCATATCCATTCGCATTTCTACTAGCTCTACCACTAGCATTTCCATTCGCATTGCGAAAACCATGGAGGAAATGTAAGTGCAAAGTGGATTCCTTGACGGCAGCCTCGGGGGTTGCATCGCGTCATCGAGCTGCAGTCAAATAGCAGTAAACTTCAACTGTCCTCGTCGTCCTTGTCGTCCTTGTCGGGATGCCCGATTTTACCCACCTCCCCCCTTCCACTTTCAGTGGGTTATTTTGGCGagggcaatggcaatggcaaccgGATGCGGAACCAATTTAACGACGCCATTTCCGCGCACAGGCGACCAAACGTCAGCCAGGCAACTGCAGAATCTCTGCGGCGACCATTGGCATCATGGATGTGGCAGGACCTCCTCCTTCCTCTTCCTGTCTGCCACCAGATTCCcactcccattcccattcccattcgcaTTCACATTCCACAGTTTGTGATGTTGTTTTACCCCCCGTCCACGCGCGGCTGCTATTTTCGGTTGCCATTATTGATTTCCAAAATAAGTTTCCCGCAATTTTAATAGCACAAACGgatcattaaaaatatggcaaattcaattatgctcaaagaaacatttttctgcattttggttttggaaatttttaatagaatcactcaatgaaatgaaaataaagcaaattaaacaaattattcctTTGAACGTTTAAATTGGcaaaagcttttaaatataataaacgaatcatttatttttaatttagtcaGTCACACCAtcttaaattaactaaatacaaaaaatatataataaacattcTGTCCTAagaatttagtaaaataaaatgcaattattcTCAGCTAAATCAGTTGGTTGAATTTTTTGCTTTACATGTTTCCTCTGAGCGCCTGTCTGTatcaatttgaaatatcgaACTTTATGCTGGCCGTCaacattttaatcaaataatcgAATAATAGCAAATACAGCCCATAAATTAAATCAGGCTCAAAGTCAAATTCATTCTTGTGGAATTTTGCGTTTGCaacttttatagtttttttcgCCTGTGCGCAAATTGAACATGTCTCTTTTAATTTGTGAAATAACATTTGCGACATATTATGGTTTTCATATTCGCAGATTGGAGCTTTTTCACTTGTTTACTTTacaggaaaatatatatcttacTTTGCGCATTTTGCGAAATATTCCGAATTAAAATGGAAACCCCACGGGCCTTTCAGTTTCCTGCCGTATTTACTTGGAATAATAAACATGCCTATTTCAATTTGCAAGCCTTActgaattttcttttaatttgggTTTAACGtctattgtatttttaaacattttaaggtATACTCTCTTAGATATTGAATTTAGATATTTGGtatgtacattttaaaaacaataaaaacaattattcGCGAAACAAGAGTACCTACTgcattgaaaaaaaagtgttagTACCAAAGATTTTTAATCCATTgcggtttttattaattttaaatgtaaatatcgTAATGTtagcaatttaagttaattttaatattttagaatgtatgtatatatatttttaatttgtaaaaaaaaaagttttattggCATCACTGGTATTTTGTTGATTACATATGTTATTGATTTGGATGAGATTGGATGGTCGCTGGCCTTCTGTATTTGTACCGTGCTACTTACTGACTGGGATTCGAACCCGGACCGGCGGCAGTGTACAAGTTGCAAACTGAAAACTCGATAATCAGCTCACTACACTGGCGCCGGCGGCAATGTGACAGGATCCTAGGGTTAAACTTGAACCTCACCTACTtggatttcttaaaaattggaTAGGGTTactattttgaactttaagtAATCTAATAGTTGGTCGGGCCGAACTTGACTCGGTAGATCAGCAGCTAAGGCATTTGACCCATAACCTTTAACATATGGGTTCGATTCCAGGTTTGaaattccttttttctttgtgGTTAACTATATTTAAGCTCCGTAGTGCTTTTAATTTCATGTAATATTTACTTGGAATAATAAACATGCCTATTTCAATTAACTAGCTTAACTTATTTCTCTCTATTTCtaaacattttacaattttattctCTCTTCGATAGACTTTTATTTGTatggttttaaatattaattgtttgtttgaaataaaattttttgtttttattctgtTCCTGAAAGTGAAATGTTTTTCTTACAATTAtgtgatttttattcatttatttgtaataaaagaCATTTATATAACGAGAACTTCTAAAATTGCTTTTCTACTTTCACATTAACTTTCTCAACCAAGACGTTTTCCTTCGCCAGCAATAAATAACTTACTTTACGCATTCGCAGGTTGTActgaattaaatttgaaacccCATCAGGATCCCCATTTCCTGAGTTCCTGATTTCCCGGTTTCCTGGGGCCCAACCGCAGCGCTGTCTATTTCCGCTTGTGGATGCGATGCGCATTTATTACTCGCCTTCGCTCGCCCGATATCAGCGACCGACTTGACTTGGCCGCAATCGTTTAAGCCGTTTTGAGCCAGCCGCAAGCAAACCGAGAGCAATCCCCCAAATTGCCGCCAAAGAACATTGCCAGTAACTGCCACATGGCCCACACAAACGCACgtctatatatatttcgatatgtatatataaatatctacTATATAGGAGGAGGTCCCTGAACAAAGGACCTTGGCAAGCTGCTGGCATCCAATTGAATCCAGCATCAATTCAGATGGCCCGGCGATGACATCCCGAACAAAAGGGGCGGCGGAAGGGGGAAAAGTGGAAGAGTGAAGaggggaaaagcggaaaagcagaaatgaaatgaattatGTTAAGCAtgcaaatttgaataaaaacaaacaaagaagTGACAAGGAAAAAAGAAACTGCAAAACAGGGtaaaaaaagaacagaaaaaaaggacataACTGGCAAGGACATGGACATGAACACAGAGACTCCTGTCCTGCAAAAATCAACTGCCAATTGCAATTTGCCAGGCCgtgtaaataaaacattttaacaacatttactACAGACACCGAagccacacacaaaaatagTGTGAAGCGATGGAAGTCCGCATTTGAAGAGCTTGGGATGATTATACAATTTCAGtggaaagaaaatataattttaaatgacataaataaatcactataaataatttaataaacgaAATGCTCTGAAAGCTAAGAtacttttatttgaatcaagGTCGAAAATATTACATTCGATATGAAAACTTCGGATTTCCtgcgtaatatttttttttaataatttgattttaaactatatttcttgcaaaaaccctactaaataaaattattccaaTTTTCTCAACTTAGTCTAGAgacctttttgatttttcttggCCTGTCAGTCAGTTCAAAATTCACTGCGCAGTAAAGCCGAACTTCGGAAAGATGCCCTCAACTTGATCACTATGGAAACACCAGACACCACTTCATCACTGTCACATCTCAGCGAGATCTCGCTGAAATCTCTGGGGATCGGAGTAGCTGGGAAGAGCGGGAAGGCGGAAATCGATTCCCTCGATTGGCACTTGCTGTTCCACTCCATCCGGCCAAACATTCGCAAGAAGTCCGACCTGTTGATCGCCCTCATCCACCTGCTGGTCACCAAGGAGTACCGCCTGCGAGGAGCCACCAAGGCGGAGGCCATTACAAATTTCAGTGGCAGGCAGATGGCCGGAGGCAGTGGCAGTGACTTGCTGCCCCAACACTGGAATCGCGATGCCCATCGCTACTCACTGAACTACGTGGATGAGCTGGGCAGCCAGTACGTCCTAATGGCCAAGCTGAGTCGTCGGGATCTGGTGATCAGCCTGCAGAACTCGACCAGCAAACGAATGTCCATCGCCTGTCTGCAGCCCGAGAATCTGGTGATGTCTACGACTAGATCGTCCTTCGGGAAGTGCCTGCCGGGGGTGGAGAAGATAATGCAGCGTCTGCGTTTCGATCTGGTGGATCCGGCAGTGCGGGGAGTTCGCAAGAGGGATCCTCTCGGTCTCCGGTCTGTGGCGACATCCTCCAGGTTGACCTTCCAGCACAGCAAGAGCATCCATGCCCTGGCCAGCGAGGAGTCCTCTTAGAAGTGGATTCTGTTTTAAATCTAACcaaatcttttaatttaatatatagatACTAGATAATTCCTGAAGGAAATGTGATTTTATCAagaagataaataaaataaagttgaacacaaagaaaaaaggaatttCCAAACTGGAATCGAACCCATATGTTAAAGGTTATGGGTCAAATGCCTTAGCTGCTGATCTACCGAGTCAAGTTCGGCCCGGCCAACTAATAGATTacttaaagttcaaaatagtAACCCTAtccaatttttaacaaatccaAGTAGGTGAGGTTCAAGTTTAACCCTAGGACGCTGTCACATCGCCGCCGGCGGCAGTGTAGTGAGCTCAGTATCGAGTTGTCAGTTTGCAATTTGTACATTGCCGCCGGTCCGGGTTCGAATCCCGGTAGTAAGTAGCATGGCCCAAAAGCAGATGGCAAGAGAGATCGCGATCAAGAACCAGAAATAAGTTATTTCAAATTGCAATCAACAGTCCAAAGAGTCATTGCATACATAATATTCaagtgtaaataaaaaaaacaattttttttacaagcaaaaatttttttatttatttatttgttctgcaatttaataaatataaatcaattatcaatcaattaaattatcaATTAAAACAACTCAAAGTAAACGcttattactcatacgcaatGTTGCACTACTAACGATGCCttaattactcatacgacctGTGGTCCTATAATAAAccacttttttttaaccattttaaatGCTATTTCTGAGTATATTGATGCGCATTTCTGGGATCAGAGCATTAGTTAGTCGATATCCTGTTTTATTTCATAACTGCGGTCGTAGGttttcggttcggtttttcggtttttttccgCCGTCTCGTTCTGTCAGGAATGATTGtcattattattgttgctCCGCTCGCGCTTTGTCccgcatttattatttattgtattaataATGCAGTCGCGCTGAAAATTTCATAATGTCCGGCCATGTCACTGAGGCAGTCAGCAGTTCGGCTCTCCTATGTTTTTGTTGTGGTGCTTTCATTTTTGTTGCATATCTGCGGATGTATTATTGGATGTTGACACTTTTGTTGTTGATGCAGCTGTGGTTGCGGCAAAGTTGACGTTGATGTGGATGTTGATGGCTGGTTCGgcttggtttggttttggttttgggtcgCCTGGAACCAGCGAAACCGcaaaaaacaaagccaaaccACCTCCGTTCGCATTCAGTGAAATAAAAACCACTGCGTAATGTGGAATATGAATATCACATTCAATTTCAGTGGCTAGCAAAGTATTTGCCATCCGTTCAAATGAAACTTAAAAGATAAACCAGCAGAACTTTGGCCATGTAATACAGATATTAGCCGGTTGATTAGGGTGGacctataaataatatattttgcaaaaattatgtgttgaataaataagttgtttattttaatcgtAGCATTCTCAAAATACtaattgcttttattattttttaaacacgtTTTGCGTTATATATTAACTACAATCATTTATTTCTGACATAAGGTTCATCCCATTTTGAGGGTGTGTGAGTGCTGCAGCATCatcataaaattcaattaaagcgAAACGCACACAATCAAACAAAAGATCAAATTAAATGCCGGCTAGCAATTTACTTCGCTGATGTAAGAGGGCGTGGCAGCTAACCCACAGAATGGCATACCATGTGTGAGTGGGATTTCTATGGGTGTTTTATATACTGCGAAAAAATCTAACCAAGGAAAAGTAAGagtaattatttcatttttttttcttccctTTGGATTTCAAAGTAAAATGTAATGTAATAATATGGGGGATAAATAAcccccactcgggtgaaagatataagaaaattgggtattcaaaaagtaggcaacaaaaCTTCTGTTCTAAAATTGCCCCACAACCAAATCTTGGATTCGCTACTAATTAAACCTGTGACTAACAAATGtgtcttaatattttaatcaggaatttatatatatttttttaggtttttctcTCCGTGTACCTATgttcaaatatatatgtatgtgtagaAGCGTGTGGCATAGACAACGGCACGCATTGCGGTTTAACGCGCTTTTCATTACTTGGCGCGGGATGAAGGAGGCTGTATGGCTGCCAAAGGAACATCAAAGGAGGTGCCCACACAGACGTGGAAGGACATGAACAAGAACAAGGACAAGGACAAGTTGCTGCGGTATTTTTACGACCATTTCAGTTTCGTAATGGCAATCGAAAAGCTTGTACAaccacacaagcacacacacacaaagggGGTGCACCGAAAATCATATAAAAGTCATTGAGACTTAGTTAAGCCAGCGATATTAACCAATGTAGAAAGGAGCAGGGAAAAAGAACAGGGGAATGGTTAGGGTTATGCGGATGGATGATAATAAACTAAGCCAGCCACAAAGACGATACGGCGACACTAAAGTCCACATGTCACAACGGACATTAGCGGCAGACCGGAAAACCCGCAGAAATGGCAAGAAAAATTAGAATTTTCTCCTTGACCGAAGATCGAGAAAAGTAGTTAActtaaatggaaataaaaagcAGGCAGCGCATTTtagatacatttaaataaatatacatatatcataATAGGttgtcaaaaatgttattaaatttcaaaagaaCAAGAACTTAGAACATTATTACAACTAATTTAGTcccattttaaaaaaggatATAAAGGCAGATTTTCTACTTAACCAAAGATTGAGAAAAGCAATTAACttaaatggaaataaagaGCAGGAAGCGGattttagtaaataaatattatataaaacttaaatatattttagaataaaTTATTACAACTAATTTAGGTTTAATGTTTCcaaaaagtaattaattaCCAAAATAGTATTGCAAATAAGTCTGCATGAAAaggaacttttaatttttaattgaatttatatcCATATCCATGATGGTCATCAATGAGGCTGAATTTAAATACCAAGCGGCCGGCAATCAATTTCCATTCTGGCAAAGTGCTCCGTGCGTTTAATCAATAAGTTTTCCGCCAAATGCAATCCATCCATCACCGCCAATCAGCCGGAAAATGGCTGACCACAATCCAGTGTCCATTATCTGGCAATTTCTGGATACTGGATTGCAAACCGAGGTGATAGCGGCGATGACACGGGTTTCTACTTTATAGCAAGGCCCCGTCCCCTGTTGTTAACCCATGAAAGCCCCAGTGGCGCCATCTTGCGTGCAGGCAATTACAAAGTTTTGGGCGCTGCATTTAATTAGGTACGGCAGCAATCGGCCATCAGGCATCAGCATTTGTTATAGTCGCTGTACAATGTACCAAACTAATAGCTGACCGCTCGGGGCGACTTTTTGCCAACAAATGAAGGGGGAGGAGTtttggggatggggatgggagCTTAAGGGTAATGGGTAATGGGGCACGGGCCCAACGAGCCGCTTAATTGAATGCCCTCGGCGTAAAGTGAAAAAAACCCACGAAAAACAGACTGAAAAACAAGTCGGCATTTTGAAATTTCCCTCCTCGACTTATAAATTACCTTTGGTCGCTTTTATATTggtttttaatagaattttagGGGATCATATTTAGGATATATATGAATCATAAATATAGATAGTAATAATTCAttcaaatacaataaaaatgtatttttattatttaagatttatttatccAAAACCCCGAAAATCTAAATTAAGAAAAGAGCAATAGGAATTAGCTATCTTGAAAATAGGAAATTTACTATTGgtatataaatttttgaaatatttttataaaggtTACTTTTGTAGGCTCACTAACATGATTTAAAGGAGTATCCCATACTTTTatgatgtaaataaaaaaatattttgtatatattttaaaattattttttatgttaaaaattattatacagCTTTTGAATCACTTGAGGAACGCGATACACCCCTCTTGAAGATGGGAAAACACGTAAAGGAAACTGAAGAAAAGCAAAAATTATACATTGTATTATCGGCTGCAGAACAAGGCGAAGGGAGAGAGTTCGAGGGTTAGGGGTGAGAAAGTAGGATGTTGTCCCAAGCATTTGGCTTCGACTTTGGCTCTTTCCCGCCGGCTGTTTGTTAATGGCAAAGCTCGAGCAAATTTTCATGTTGGCTTAGACAAAACGGCCCAGCTGCACCGCCGCCGCAGAAATTGGCCTTTTTATTGTGTAACTCGCCATGGCGGCGAAGGACCTTCTCCCCTGCTTCCCCAGctccttaatttcaaaaagcTGCGACCACAAGCCGCCGCGCAGAATAGCACCTTCTGCTCGTATTCCCCTCCActttacacagagaaaaaagaaaatacaaataaaatgaaaagtcaaaaattaatagttttacagtattttttaaatcctttaggcaaataaataaaatatacatttttatagatATTCAGAATatgttgaaatttttaaattaggttCCAATTTGCCtgttgatattatttaattttctgaattaattaCCATAAATATATGAGAATTTACTGTtggcaaaaaatgtaaaatgtttttagaaaaatttaaagaaatcttaataatttttcgtgtGCGTTTTTTCGCTCATTTATTTGCAGGAACATAAGCAGGCGGCTTTATGAAATGCCAGCGGCGGTTGTTGGCCATTTCGGTAACTGGTAACTGCGAAAAGCGACGACGGTAACAGCAACAAAGGACAACCGCTGGCAAAGAGCTgcaaaatagaaaacaaaaaattaaaccaaaatatgcaacatttttcttttagttgATGCGCGAGAGCAAACAGAATTTCATCATAGAGctcaaaaatatgtatatgtacggatattggcaaaaatattttttccacagaatttaataaaacgagGAGAGACAAACACGAGATGTCATGGGCCCCAATTCATATCACTTTGTGCCTCAAAGCGAAAAACCGAAGCTGGAATCATTATAAACGCCCAAAAAGAACCCATAAAAGccagaattatttttttgctgaattCAATAGCTTTATGTGAGATGTCCTGAGCCTCTATTCAAACGTGGACCTCGAGGTTTTACTCAAATAAAagtatgaaatataaaaatgtatggaGTGCTTTCAgttataaattacaaatatattgataaataaaaaccaaagtatGGCTTATGTGCTTTTAAATGTACGCATAATAAAGATGCTTTTGATGttgcttttaaattttcatttcacaCCTCTGACCGTTGGTGTCCTGTAtacaaaagtgtttttttctttttccctgACGTAGAAATTATAAAGCAACCCTATACCCTTTTCcccaaaaacatcgatatgaaATGCCTTTGAGTCTCTATTTACTTCTAAAAATATGCAACGTCACTCGCCCATCATTCTTCTTCCCAGCAGAAAGTAATCTCGTTAAAAGCACCTCAAATAACAGCGACTGGCTCTCAAAAAATATTCCAGCAGGCATTTACCGACTTTTGATTTGAGTCTGgcatataaaaaaagaacaaaatatgAGACATTGGGCTACGATACCCACACTGTTTCTTTTCGACTCGATTTTCGATTTTGACAGTTGATCCCTGTGTGGAAGACGGATTTTCACTGCCATCCCTTTTTGCGTCTGCCGTCTGTCGTGTGGCGAAAATGATGATGCACCGCACTTGATAAGCTGGCTAAAAATGAATAATGCAACACGAATCACATCAATATATGCGTGCactgcttgtgtgtgtgtgtgtgctgcggGCGATTTCATTGGATATACGTTGGGAGAAACCCCCCAAAATTTGGCCTTAAACAACATTGTCACTATCTAACCAACAGCCAGATACACGGCGATATATTCTAGTAACCTTGGTATAAGGCCAAAAATATCGAAACTAAAAGATGATAAACCTagcttatatatattttttttatcataatGATTTTGGTATATTGCGAAGAAATCAGAAGAATATCCTCACTATAGTtcattctttaaattttaaggagagttttatataaagtatatagaTCATGAATATCTCGCATTTTGGCAGGAAGTTTAAAAGTAAGTACCTATAAAAGAAgtataaaactataaaaaacacATATTCTATAATatcaataaacaattttgttaaAAGTATTACCagttttcaaaattatttataacaataataataaagcaaaaattatatattcaaTATCCTGATTTTTTCGAGTGCCCACGCAGACTCACGCATTTTTGCAGCTGTGTGAGTTTCGGGACGCATTTTAATGGTGGCTTAATTAAgcgttgcattttgcatgTGGTTGCCCAAAAATGGCAGCGAACAGCGTTAAACTTTCAGCGAGACATGGCCACTGCAGCGGCAGCACTGCGAGTTTTTCCACCCGCCCACATTtttccacccacccacacattTTCCGCCCCTCGGCTGTCACTAATCAAGCTGCGTTGGCTGTCAATTACGAGGTCCGCGGAGACAAGGACGAACAGACAGGAGCTTCCCGCTGGAGGTGCGTGGCCTGATAATGATGGATAGATTGATAAATGgacggatggatggatggacggCTGGAGAAATAGGGATCACATTACCACCCCATCAACGGGATTTCCTGGTTGGATTAGCATAAGCATGGGCctcggtttcggttttcgcATGCACGTCAGGTTCGCCGTGGGTATTGCCAATTTATGCGCAACTTCGGTGCGGCTTTTGTTTAGAAAgggacactttttaaatatttcatttggattttattgacGCGTTGAGAACTTAGGTacctataatttatttaaaattaataaataatatttaataaaaaaaatattatttaatagtaATGCAAAATAAAGCATGTACCAATGTTAAGATTGAATAAAAACAGTCGTTAGCttaatatgtttaatttattaaacaaaagttAGGAAATGGTtccgtaaataaaaataattttatatggaAATGAAttctcaaataaatataatttatatttaatagtaaaaagtttaaaaataaaatatgaatgtTAAGATTTAATGAACACAAtcttttacttaaaaaagtGGGAACATTTTAATGCTAtcattacatttttacttttaatctCTTTTGAGTAAACAACTAGATTTCCTTTTTGTCTAAATTCCTGACCTATCGATCATTAAAATCATTTGTAAAAGGAAAAGTTCCGCCTTTGAGTTATGAAAACGCAATTGAATTGCGggtaaaaaatgagaaaaccGTGGGCGGGGTGAGGAGTTATCCGGCACTTTCGAAGGCCCCGCATCTGTGTCAAGAGTTTGGCAAACAAATGGTGGATTATGCGCCCCGGCGCCATGTTTAATCAAGTtcgcaaaaattatatttttttccttattttttttttgttgaacaGAAAATCGCATAATAAATGCTGAACAGAGAGGGAGGGCGAAACAAGAGCGAGGAAGcagaagaaataaaaatttcaattattgaaatgcaaatggaatacaaatatttgcataaacaCAAGCGAAGCGCAAAAAAAGCGGGGCgcgtggccacgcccacttcgCCCGAGCTCCGCCCCCCGAAAAATGTTACCTCTGATATGGCTACACTCCATTTTTTTCGGGCTTAAATCTACTCAGGCTTAGCATAGCTAAAGAACGCCGaggaaatatggaaaaatcacaaattaaatgaatgcgaagatatggaaaaaaagagGGGAAGGGGTCGGAAACCTCGGGGCCGCGTAAAAATGGCAAATCTGGCCTTTATGTTGTATGTAATTAGAATGCCTGGCACATACCAAAGAGTAAGCAAAATATACACAACTATAAGATACCCCTTTATGAAAGTAAATATTTCAGGGATATTTactatataaaatacaaaaaactgGAACAAtacatttcaataaatatacaatatatgaaaa
This window contains:
- the LOC108065554 gene encoding proteasome inhibitor PI31 subunit, translating into METPDTTSSLSHLSEISLKSLGIGVAGKSGKAEIDSLDWHLLFHSIRPNIRKKSDLLIALIHLLVTKEYRLRGATKAEAITNFSGRQMAGGSGSDLLPQHWNRDAHRYSLNYVDELGSQYVLMAKLSRRDLVISLQNSTSKRMSIACLQPENLVMSTTRSSFGKCLPGVEKIMQRLRFDLVDPAVRGVRKRDPLGLRSVATSSRLTFQHSKSIHALASEESS